The DNA region GTCAAAATGCATATCTTGCACGATAAATTGGGCGGCAAGGCAGTGGATTCAAATCTAACACCGGCAAAGTCATCGATCAATTCTGACTTCTACCGTTCGATGGAGAAGCCCGCTTTGAAAGCCTCGGGCCTGTTGAATGGTGACCGCCGAAACCCGGCGGCGAACGAAAAATGGCAGACGATCTGGTACAGTGTGAAGATCGACTACCACGGTGGCGACGCGTTGTCGCAGCAATTCCCCAAATCCGTACATGCCGACTGGGGATACCACTTGGCCTCCAAAAACTGGGAAAAGGGCAAGCGAGTCAAGTCTTGGTCAGCATTTCCCGAAGTTCCGGACTGGGCGACAAAGCGGTATATCATCAACGAAGACGGCAAAGGGGCCTTGGGAAATATGGAATACAACGGCACCAAATTCTCCAAGGAATTTGTCAACTTGCTTGTGGAGGAGCGAAATAAGCCATTTGCTCCAAAGGACAAGACTAGGAAAAATTATTTAACTCCAAATGAACTGGAAAGCCGACTTAGTCATCGTGTGTCTGAGTCTGGTCTTGGAAGTAAATTCATTCTAGAGACGGAATTCCTTCTTGACGCGTTAATGGATTCGCAATCCAGTATAAAACTTGACGGAAAGGCAATATAATATACTATGAAAGAAAAATTTGACACCCTTTTTGAAAATTTGAGGAATAATGCTCTCGTGAACGTAGAACAAGCAAATTTGGGGAACCCTTTGAGAGCATCGTCAATAAATGCTGGCAAGGAAGAATATCAGAAGGTACTTGGAACGAATACAATATCCATTTTCCAAGAATTCAATAGTGTTTTTCTTGCGTGGAAATATTCAATGGATCACGATCATGTTTGGGGAGGAGAAATTAGAATATCCCCATACCTTGTCATCTTAGGCAAAAGTAAAGTTCCATTTGAAGCCTCGCCCGATAATAAAAAAATGCTAGAATTCCTTGGGAATATCCATCTTTTGGACCATTTCCAATATTCCCTCCAATCAACCCTCAAAGTCGGCTTAGAACTCCGCGATGGCGCAGAGCATCTATGGCTCTGGAACGACAATGGAGAGAAATATCCATTGAGCTTAAGTATCCCGCAATACTTCGAGCGGCTTCTTGAAACAAAGGGCTTTATTGGCTGGCAATACTTTTTCGTGGATTTGGGTGCCTGCGATTTTTCAGACCCTTACTTTTCTGAAAACTTCGCAGCCGTGCCTAACGACGGAACAGCGAGGATGGAGGAATTTCTACAGGTGATGCCCAAGCTGTTTCCCGATCAGGATTACGCCTTCTACCAGGAGCGCCTAGTATTTTTCAAGGAGGCCAACGCGAAGTTTTGATACTTCCAGGTGGCTTTTCAAGTCCAAGTTCGGTACTCCTCAGCGAGGGGCCGATCGCAGTGTGGTTCTTCAACAACATCCACCGTATCCAACTCCGAGGAATACGCAGGAGTTGGACAGGCCTTGTTCCCAAAAAGGTCTTCGAAGCCTCCGCCAACATCGTCGAGGGAGAAGCGTGTCGAAGCAGCTTCTCGGCGGCGCCGCCAATGCCACCGTGTCCTCGCGAAGCGGGATCGAACGTATCATGGGCCTCACGATTCCCGTGAACACCGTGTCCTCGCGAAGCGGGATCGACCTCTTCCTCAGCATCCTCATCATCCTCAGCATCCTCGGCCTCCACAAGGCATGTCCCGAGCGAAGGTCATGGGCGTGATCAAAAGAGTCGGCGGCAAGCTCTGCGCCTTCATTGGAATTGCATGCATTCCATTCGCCGCCCCAACAATCCGATTGGAATTCCAATCCCAATTCGGCATCATTGCATGACTTTTTTCTGCGTCCCAACTATCACCCATTTCGTCGAATGGCACTCTATCGCTCCCCCGGAGTTTATATTGACGAACTTCCCGAACTCCCCAATAGGATCGTAGAAGTTCCTACAGCGATCCCGGCATTTTTGGGATTCACCGAAAAAACCGTGAATGCGGTCACGAGGATCGCTTCCATGGCAGGGGAGGCCTATGCAGTCTACGATGCCACCTTGGCGCAAAGTGCGGCGCGCAAGGACCGGTTCACCCTGATCGATATTCATGGCAAGGCGCCCGCTTTGTCGGTTTCGGACGCCGCAACCGAACTGAGGAATGGAATCGGGTCATCCAATTTGGGTTACGGTGCGGTTTATTTTCCGGACCTGATCACAGACATGCAGTATCCCGACGATGCGGTTCAATTGGCCGCAACGGGCGATTTTCAGGACTTGAATGGTCTGACGTTGGGCCGAGCGGAGAAGCTCGCCAATGGAACGATTCCTGCCGATCAAGCTCTGCGAACGGCGATCACGACGCAACTGAATGCGATTCGAATGCTCGTCCAAGCGTTGATCGCCAATGCCCCCATCCGCATGGCGCCGAGTGCTGCGATGGCAGGCGTGTATGCAATGGTCGACATGATGCGCGGCGTTTGGAAAGCCCCCGCTAGTGTGGGTATTCAGCAGGTGACCGAATTGGCTGTATATCTCAACGATTCAGATCAAGCGATGCTCAATGTGGATGCTACGGGCGGAAAATCGATCAATGCGATTCGGCGCTTCGTCGGAAGAGGAATCGTCGTTTGGGGAGCCCGCACGCTTGACGGAAACAGCAGTGATTGGCGGTATGTTCCGGTGCGAAGGCTTTTGATCATGGTGGAACAGAGCATCAAGACATCCACGCAATGGGTTGTCTTTGAGCCCAATGACGGCCCCACATGGCAACGCGTCAAAGACGCGGTGTCCCAATTCCTGCAGGGTCTTTGGACACAAGGCGCTTTCGCAGGAAGCAAACCATCCGAAGCCTTCTTTGTCAATTGTGGCTTGGATTCAACCATGACCGCACTCGACGTGCTCGACGGTCGTATGATCCTTCAGATCGGAGTGGCTCCGATAAGACCAGCAGAATTTATCATCCTGCAACTCGTGTTTCAGGTGCAGGGGGGGTGATCCAATCCTCAAATCGGCCGGCTCTGCCGGTTATAGCGGAACGAACCAAGGGATGCAATCCAATTCGTTTCCGCCAAGATTGGAATCCGTTGCTCAAACGGGAATTGAAAATCAAACAGTAAGATCACGGCGTTGGGTTTTTCTGCCTCAAAAGCGGCGAACTTTTCGGTAAAAGCATCGATAAAGGAAGTCGAATAACTCGCGCCCTTCAAAAAATTGACAGCCTCCAATGGAGGATTTTCATAGAATTCGAATTCCCGCAATTCCGGTGTGTACCTGCCCAAATGGAAGTCCTCCTGAAACATCGAGGAGGGCTCATCCTCCTCATAATCGATCCGGACGTAGCCTCGGAGTGCCATTACCACGGGAAAGTTTCCCACCCAAATGGAAACATAACCCGCTTTTCGATAATCTGATTTCTTTTCCATACAGGAATCTGTGCCGTTGGTGACGCATTTGGTCCTTCTTCATGCGTCTTGCCAATTTAGCTGTTCCCCCTCAAACCCGCTCAAAAAACGCGGTAAAATGCCGCAGAAACTTCGGCTCCTTCGTGATTCTGTAGCCGGTCACCTTGGCGCGATTCGCCCAGAGATGCTCGAAGACCTCGATCACGTAGTCGATATGACTTTGGGTGTACACGCGCCGGGGCACCGCCAAGCGCACGAGGTCACGCGGCGCAGGAATCAGCTTGCCGGCCTCGTCATATTTTCCAAACATCACCGAACCGACCTCCACCGAACGGATGCCACCCGTGAGATACAATTCGCAGACGAGGGCTTGGCCGGGATATTGATCCACAGGGATTTGCGGATAAAAGGCGCGGGCATCGACATAGACCGCATGTCCACCGACGGGCAAAATCATCGGCACGCCGATTTTGGCCATGTGTTCGCCCAGGTAGGCGTTGCTTTTGATCCGGTAGTTCAAATAGCCCGGGTCAAAGACCTCCTGCAGGCCCACCGCCAAGGCCTCCATATCCCTTCCCGAAAGGCCGCCATACGTGCTGAAACCCTCCGTGATGATCAGCAACATCGTGCACGCCGTCGCCAATTCCTCGTTGCGCAGGGTTAGGAATCCGCCCATGTTTACCAGGCCATCCTTTTTGGCGCTCATCACAATGCCATCCGCCAAGGCACACATTTCCTGCGCGATTTCCTTGTAGGTCCGGTCGGAATAGCCCTGCTCTTTGTGTTTGATGAACCAGGCGTTTTCGGCGA from Bacteroidota bacterium includes:
- a CDS encoding tryptophanase, encoding MSIQFKTIIEPFRIKTVEPISLTTPEERIAFLKEAHYNPFLLHSNQVLIDFLTDSGTSAMSAAQWSAMMQGDESYAGANSWFKLEAAIKDLTGMEFILPTHQGRAAERILYGHLGGKGKVFVSNTHFDTTRANIEFSGAVAFDYLAKPGSEGYDPDFHGNLDIAALKDLIRRQGAADMSAVILTVTNNSSGGQPVSMGNAKAVAEICRAHGILMVLDACRIAENAWFIKHKEQGYSDRTYKEIAQEMCALADGIVMSAKKDGLVNMGGFLTLRNEELATACTMLLIITEGFSTYGGLSGRDMEALAVGLQEVFDPGYLNYRIKSNAYLGEHMAKIGVPMILPVGGHAVYVDARAFYPQIPVDQYPGQALVCELYLTGGIRSVEVGSVMFGKYDEAGKLIPAPRDLVRLAVPRRVYTQSHIDYVIEVFEHLWANRAKVTGYRITKEPKFLRHFTAFFERV
- a CDS encoding immunity 22 family protein; translated protein: MEKKSDYRKAGYVSIWVGNFPVVMALRGYVRIDYEEDEPSSMFQEDFHLGRYTPELREFEFYENPPLEAVNFLKGASYSTSFIDAFTEKFAAFEAEKPNAVILLFDFQFPFEQRIPILAETNWIASLGSFRYNRQSRPI
- a CDS encoding phage tail sheath family protein, which translates into the protein MALYRSPGVYIDELPELPNRIVEVPTAIPAFLGFTEKTVNAVTRIASMAGEAYAVYDATLAQSAARKDRFTLIDIHGKAPALSVSDAATELRNGIGSSNLGYGAVYFPDLITDMQYPDDAVQLAATGDFQDLNGLTLGRAEKLANGTIPADQALRTAITTQLNAIRMLVQALIANAPIRMAPSAAMAGVYAMVDMMRGVWKAPASVGIQQVTELAVYLNDSDQAMLNVDATGGKSINAIRRFVGRGIVVWGARTLDGNSSDWRYVPVRRLLIMVEQSIKTSTQWVVFEPNDGPTWQRVKDAVSQFLQGLWTQGAFAGSKPSEAFFVNCGLDSTMTALDVLDGRMILQIGVAPIRPAEFIILQLVFQVQGG